The following coding sequences lie in one Glycine max cultivar Williams 82 chromosome 19, Glycine_max_v4.0, whole genome shotgun sequence genomic window:
- the LOC100793549 gene encoding probable serine/threonine-protein kinase PBL7 isoform X1, which produces MGWIPCSGYSGTKNKVEKMEAQDSLVGQIKATTGKLKRNSSTKSKDTSKNGNPDHIAAQTFSFRELATATRNFRAECLLGEGGFGRVYKGRLESINQVVAIKQLDRNGLQGNREFLVEVLMLSLLHHPNLVNLIGYCADGDQRLLVYEYMPLGCLEDHLHDIPPGKKQLDWNTRMKIAAGAAKGLEYLHDKANPPVIYRDLKCSNILLGEGYHPKLSDFGLAKLGPVGENTHVSTRVMGTYGYCAPEYAMTGQLTLKSDVYSFGVVLLEIITGRKAIDNSKSAGEQNLVAWARPLFKDRRKFSQMADPTLQGQYPPRGLYQVIAVAAMCVQEQANMRPVIADVVTALSYLASQRYDPNTQHTGQSSRHAPGTPPRNRRGQ; this is translated from the exons GAAAGTTGAAAAGGAATTCATCCACAAAATCCAAAGATACATCTAAAAATGGGAACCCTGATCACATTGCAGCTCAGACATTCTCATTCCGTGAGTTGGCAACTGCAACTAGAAATTTTAGAGCTGAATGTCTTTTGGGAGAGGGAGGCTTTGGTAGAGTATACAAAGGACGTTTGGAAAGTATTAATCAA GTTGTTGCGATTAAGCAACTTGACCGAAATGGACTGCAAGGGAATAGGGAATTCCTTGTTGAAGTGCTGATGTTAAGTCTACTTCACCATCCTAACCTTGTCAACCTTATTGGTTATTGTGCTGATGGAGATCAAAGGCTTCTAGTTTATGAATATATGCCATTAGGATGCCTGGAAGACCACTTGCATG ACATTCCTCCTGGCAAGAAACAACTTGACTGGAACACACGAATGAAAATAGCTGCTGGGGCAGCAAAGGGATTGGAATATCTACATGACAAAGCTAATCCTCCTGTTATATACCGAGACTTAAAGTGCTCCAACATTTTGCTTGGTGAAGGTTATCACCCAAAGTTATCTGATTTTGGTTTGGCTAAACTTGGTCCAGTTGGGGAAAACACCCATGTATCAACAAGGGTTATGGGCACCTATGGATATTGTGCTCCAGAGTATGCAATGACTGGTCAACTGACTCTGAAATCAGATGTTTATAGCTTTGGTGTAGTACTTCTGGAAATAATTACCGGAAGAAAGGCGATAGACAATTCAAAATCAGCAGGAGAGCAGAATCTTGTTGCATGG GCTAGACCCTTGTTTAAAGATCGAAGAAAGTTTTCACAAATGGCTGATCCAACACTCCAAGGTCAATATCCTCCAAGAGGGCTATACCAGGTCATTGCTGTTGCAGCAATGTGTGTTCAGGAGCAGGCTAACATGCGTCCAGTTATAGCTGATGTTGTCACAGCATTATCTTACCTTGCTTCACAAAGATATGACCCCAATACACAACACACAGGCCAAAGCTCTCGTCACGCTCCTGGTACGCCTCCTAGAAACAGGAGGGGGCAATGA
- the LOC100793549 gene encoding probable serine/threonine-protein kinase PBL7 isoform X2, protein MLSLLHHPNLVNLIGYCADGDQRLLVYEYMPLGCLEDHLHDIPPGKKQLDWNTRMKIAAGAAKGLEYLHDKANPPVIYRDLKCSNILLGEGYHPKLSDFGLAKLGPVGENTHVSTRVMGTYGYCAPEYAMTGQLTLKSDVYSFGVVLLEIITGRKAIDNSKSAGEQNLVAWARPLFKDRRKFSQMADPTLQGQYPPRGLYQVIAVAAMCVQEQANMRPVIADVVTALSYLASQRYDPNTQHTGQSSRHAPGTPPRNRRGQ, encoded by the exons ATGTTAAGTCTACTTCACCATCCTAACCTTGTCAACCTTATTGGTTATTGTGCTGATGGAGATCAAAGGCTTCTAGTTTATGAATATATGCCATTAGGATGCCTGGAAGACCACTTGCATG ACATTCCTCCTGGCAAGAAACAACTTGACTGGAACACACGAATGAAAATAGCTGCTGGGGCAGCAAAGGGATTGGAATATCTACATGACAAAGCTAATCCTCCTGTTATATACCGAGACTTAAAGTGCTCCAACATTTTGCTTGGTGAAGGTTATCACCCAAAGTTATCTGATTTTGGTTTGGCTAAACTTGGTCCAGTTGGGGAAAACACCCATGTATCAACAAGGGTTATGGGCACCTATGGATATTGTGCTCCAGAGTATGCAATGACTGGTCAACTGACTCTGAAATCAGATGTTTATAGCTTTGGTGTAGTACTTCTGGAAATAATTACCGGAAGAAAGGCGATAGACAATTCAAAATCAGCAGGAGAGCAGAATCTTGTTGCATGG GCTAGACCCTTGTTTAAAGATCGAAGAAAGTTTTCACAAATGGCTGATCCAACACTCCAAGGTCAATATCCTCCAAGAGGGCTATACCAGGTCATTGCTGTTGCAGCAATGTGTGTTCAGGAGCAGGCTAACATGCGTCCAGTTATAGCTGATGTTGTCACAGCATTATCTTACCTTGCTTCACAAAGATATGACCCCAATACACAACACACAGGCCAAAGCTCTCGTCACGCTCCTGGTACGCCTCCTAGAAACAGGAGGGGGCAATGA